ATAAAGTTGTCGTCATATTTGTAAATGGTGACGCCAATGCGTGCATCTGCGGCGTGAGCAGTCGCACCAAACATCATGCTGGCAACCAGTGCTGTGAGCGTGAAAACCTTCTTATTCATGGTATCTCCGGTTTTTTTATGCAGGGTATTTCATCGCGCCATGCTGCTCTTTGGCAGACAGCGCAGTCGGTTGAAACTCTCTGGTGGGGCGGATGCAGCAAGCTCAAAGCCAAACCACCACCGTTTTCCTGACTTCCCTGTGCGTAACCGCTTCCTGAATAATGTTGTGAACCATTTCAATCGGCTGCTGAAACCATACCGGGGAAGGAAAACCCGGCGTTACATAATGTTTCAGTCCGGTAAGACGCTGCCATCATAGTGATCGGCATGTTAATTAACTGTGAATACAATCACAGATTGAAAACGGTTACACAGCCCCATCGCCTGAATTAGTGACAGACTCCACATTTTGCCGCTGGGCCACCGAATGGCGGCGAACCAGCGTCGGCATAAAGCAATGGGTAGCATGCGGATCCAGTTCCCCGGCGGCACCTTTCAGCGCCAGCTCGGTAGCCAGTTTCGCCATGGAAACAATGGGATAACGCACAGTCGTTAGCTGTGGATCGGTATAACGTGAGATGGGAATGTCATCAAAACCGATGACGGAGAAATGCTGTGGCACCTGAATGCCATTGTCTTTCAGCGCAGTGAGCGCGCCTGCGGCCATGCCATCGTTGTAGGAAAATACCGCGGTTAAATGTTGGTTACGTCCCAGCAACTCAACCATCGCCGCTTCGCCGCCCTGCATATCCGGTTCGGCCTGCGCGATCCAGCTTTCCGGTGGGCGGATCCCCTGCTCTGCCAGGGCCTGCAACCAGCCTTCACGTCGCTGGGCGACATCTTCAATCGGGTGGCTGGAGCTGAGAAAACCAATGCGTTGATGCCCCTGTTGTAACAGCATGCGCGTAGCAACCAGCGCACCGGTCACGTTATCGAGGCAGACGCAGCGGTGTTCAAAACCCGGAATAGTACGGTTTATCAGTACCATACCAGGAACCTGTTCGAGGAAATGCGCCAGTTCGGCGTCTGAAAGCGTTTTCGCGTGCACCACCAGCGCGTTGCAACGCTGGCGGATCAGCACCTCAATGGCATGGCGTTCTTTCTCTTCCAGATGCCAGGAGTTGCTGATCAACACGTGTTTTTGCATGCGCTGGGCCACGGTATCTACCGATTTCACCAGCGCACCAAAAAAGGGGTCAGAGACATCCATGACGACGACGCCAATGGTGTCACTGACCTGAGTGGCCAGTGCCTGAGCATTGGCATTAGGCCGGTAACCCAGCGTATCTACCGCCTGGAGTACGGCTTCGCGGGTATCCGCGGTAACGGCACTGCTGTTATTGAGCACACGCGAGACGGTGGCTACCGACACGCCGGCCTGACGGGCGACATCACGAATCGTTATCATGCAGCTGTTCCACAGAGGAGAAAATGCGCCTGGTGCGCGTAACGGCGCTATTCTGTCAGGGCCTCTGGGGATGCAGCGTGAATTACGTCACACGAATGAAAACGGTTACATACAATTCTGCAACCTTTGTGATGGCCGTCATTATCTTACCGGATCGCGTTACGCGATTTACCCGCCGCCAATGCCGTCAGTTTGCGCCATAACCACTCCATCGGCCCCTGGCGGAACCGGCGCAGCCACAGCACGGAAAACAGGATATTAACCAGCCAGATAGGTGGGACAAAAGCCAGCAATTGCAGGCGGTCATACTTCATAAACAGGCCGAAACGATAAAACAGCGTGGTGCAGATCAGCGTCTGCAGCAGGTAGTTACTTAACGCCATCCGTCCGACGCACTGAATGGCGAAACTGATACGCGTTGCGGCGATCTGTGGCCAAAAACCGAGACAAAGCGCGGCATAACCGAGGCTGAGAAACGGGCTGGCGACATCGCGCGGTACCTGCAAATAAAATCCGCTCCAGATGAAATCCCAGCCAAGATGCCATTGCCCGATGATGCCCGGAATGGCAATCAGCCAGCCCACGCTCAGTAATATCGCGGCTGCGCGGCGATAATGCTGCACGCTGAATTGCCCGCTTAACCAGCCGGTGCGCATCAGCGCAGCACCAATCAGCATCAGGCCCGCCAGCTGCCAGCCATATTGCGAGGCCAGTGCCATCAGGCTGGAAGAAAGATGATCGAGGCGGTTCTGTACCGCTTCCCAGCCACCTAACAGCTTCCAGTAGCGTTCATACTGGAGATCGGCTACCCCCGGCAACCAGGAACGGCTCGGTTGCGGCGAAGAAATCGTGCCAAACACCAGTAACACGCCGCACCCCACCAGATACAGCAGCGCGCCGGTTTGTAATAATGCGCGGTTCGAAGGCACTTCACGCAACATGCGCCAGATAACCAGCCCAATCAGGCCGTAATCCAGCAGGATATCCCCTTCC
This genomic stretch from Pantoea cypripedii harbors:
- the yeiB gene encoding DUF418 domain-containing protein YeiB, which produces MQRYLALDFIRGCAILGILLLNIVGFGLPAAAYLNPAWQGDISLSDAWTWAVMDGLAQLKFLTLFALLFGAGLHMQIPRGSRWISARLSLLVLLGLIHALFFWEGDILLDYGLIGLVIWRMLREVPSNRALLQTGALLYLVGCGVLLVFGTISSPQPSRSWLPGVADLQYERYWKLLGGWEAVQNRLDHLSSSLMALASQYGWQLAGLMLIGAALMRTGWLSGQFSVQHYRRAAAILLSVGWLIAIPGIIGQWHLGWDFIWSGFYLQVPRDVASPFLSLGYAALCLGFWPQIAATRISFAIQCVGRMALSNYLLQTLICTTLFYRFGLFMKYDRLQLLAFVPPIWLVNILFSVLWLRRFRQGPMEWLWRKLTALAAGKSRNAIR
- the galS gene encoding HTH-type transcriptional regulator GalS gives rise to the protein MITIRDVARQAGVSVATVSRVLNNSSAVTADTREAVLQAVDTLGYRPNANAQALATQVSDTIGVVVMDVSDPFFGALVKSVDTVAQRMQKHVLISNSWHLEEKERHAIEVLIRQRCNALVVHAKTLSDAELAHFLEQVPGMVLINRTIPGFEHRCVCLDNVTGALVATRMLLQQGHQRIGFLSSSHPIEDVAQRREGWLQALAEQGIRPPESWIAQAEPDMQGGEAAMVELLGRNQHLTAVFSYNDGMAAGALTALKDNGIQVPQHFSVIGFDDIPISRYTDPQLTTVRYPIVSMAKLATELALKGAAGELDPHATHCFMPTLVRRHSVAQRQNVESVTNSGDGAV